From a region of the Halorubrum sp. BV1 genome:
- a CDS encoding CocE/NonD family hydrolase — protein sequence MTDTVLIPGGRDVRASLDTAASDGSRSDRIVVACPPHPQQRGHRGGERLVAVSDALTDRGIDCLRFDYGDWDEGYGESTDADEAVAWAVERYDPVGLFGFSFGGTVALVAAASRPGLAGVCALAPTARLNPDVDAVSALAEVDRLGVPARICYATRDSTADWKPVVERAEELGIETVAFESDHFFVGRAGEVGEAVAGFFEPRLRDGR from the coding sequence GTGACCGACACCGTTCTCATCCCCGGCGGCCGTGACGTGCGCGCCAGCCTCGATACCGCTGCGAGCGACGGGAGCCGGTCGGACCGCATCGTCGTCGCGTGTCCGCCGCACCCGCAGCAGCGCGGTCACCGCGGCGGCGAGCGACTGGTCGCCGTGAGCGACGCCCTGACCGATCGGGGGATCGACTGCCTCCGGTTCGATTACGGCGACTGGGACGAGGGGTACGGCGAGAGCACGGACGCGGACGAGGCGGTCGCGTGGGCGGTCGAGCGCTACGACCCCGTCGGGCTGTTCGGGTTCTCGTTCGGTGGAACTGTCGCGCTCGTTGCGGCCGCCTCGCGCCCCGGACTGGCCGGCGTCTGCGCGCTCGCACCGACCGCGCGGCTGAATCCCGACGTCGACGCCGTGAGCGCGCTCGCGGAGGTCGACCGGCTCGGCGTGCCCGCGCGAATCTGTTATGCGACCCGAGACTCGACGGCCGACTGGAAGCCCGTCGTCGAGCGCGCGGAGGAACTGGGGATAGAGACGGTCGCGTTCGAGTCCGACCACTTCTTTGTGGGGCGCGCCGGGGAGGTCGGCGAGGCCGTAGCGGGGTTTTTTGAACCGCGGCTGCGCGATGGGCGATAG
- a CDS encoding transcription factor S, protein MQFCDDCGSMMVSVDGEMVCQNDDCGATTERDEELAAQFESTAEQTGDEVIETEEGANFEGKPTATDVVCEECGHGEAWYTIKQTGAADEPPTRFFKCKECGRRWRGYN, encoded by the coding sequence ATGCAGTTCTGTGACGACTGCGGCTCGATGATGGTCTCGGTCGATGGCGAGATGGTGTGTCAAAACGACGATTGCGGTGCGACCACCGAACGCGACGAGGAACTCGCCGCGCAGTTCGAATCCACCGCCGAACAGACCGGCGACGAGGTGATCGAGACGGAAGAGGGCGCGAACTTCGAGGGGAAGCCCACCGCGACCGACGTCGTCTGCGAGGAGTGCGGCCACGGCGAAGCGTGGTACACGATCAAACAGACGGGCGCGGCCGACGAACCGCCGACGCGATTCTTTAAATGCAAGGAGTGCGGGCGGCGCTGGCGCGGCTACAACTGA
- a CDS encoding glycosyltransferase family 2 protein, which produces MNTERIALVAVTLALVVGGLATLFAPTVVSGPGSAPAQAATTTAVADGGLGSLFGIVLWGVTLLFGATALVWFVLTGIVGAGYEPPPNEYGLDEIQVRIMTVDAAEVVQDTVDSLPDGLDDVHVIAESDIDVTGATVHAVPEEFTCRAVRKGRAQEWARQALDCQTEFILYLDEDSIVESFDGLPDADVVQLREKPRLTGSNLSYLADMYRMGVQIEQRAFARLSIPLFAWGGGIAVRTEVEDATTWDRETLVEDTAFVWAAFRELDVTFALSDAVCRNEAPPSLYEIIQQRRRWAAGNLQASAMLPLRYELLTRVRNYAWALSPIVTLLVVPLSLLSVTIAYSGLFFAASMGLALCTIGWFLLGVGYYGDKHHQWAIAVPLAPLITVIHSMGTVAGIVSPPETFRVTTKVGSD; this is translated from the coding sequence ATGAACACCGAACGCATCGCACTGGTCGCGGTCACGCTGGCACTCGTCGTCGGCGGTCTCGCGACGCTTTTCGCACCGACCGTTGTCTCCGGACCGGGCAGCGCTCCCGCCCAAGCGGCGACCACCACCGCCGTCGCCGACGGCGGACTCGGGTCGCTGTTCGGAATCGTGCTCTGGGGCGTGACGCTCCTCTTCGGGGCGACCGCGCTCGTCTGGTTCGTGCTCACGGGGATCGTGGGCGCGGGCTACGAGCCCCCGCCGAACGAGTACGGCCTCGACGAGATACAGGTTCGTATCATGACCGTCGACGCCGCCGAGGTCGTTCAGGACACCGTCGATTCCCTGCCCGATGGGCTCGACGACGTCCACGTGATCGCGGAGTCGGACATTGACGTGACCGGGGCAACGGTCCACGCCGTCCCGGAGGAATTCACCTGTCGCGCGGTCCGCAAGGGTCGCGCGCAGGAGTGGGCCCGGCAGGCGCTGGACTGTCAGACGGAGTTCATCCTCTATCTCGACGAAGACAGCATCGTCGAGTCGTTCGACGGGCTGCCGGACGCGGACGTCGTTCAACTCCGCGAGAAGCCCCGACTCACGGGGTCCAACCTCAGCTATCTGGCCGACATGTACCGGATGGGCGTTCAGATCGAACAGCGTGCGTTCGCGCGTCTCTCGATCCCGCTGTTCGCGTGGGGCGGCGGCATCGCTGTCCGCACCGAGGTGGAAGACGCGACGACGTGGGACCGCGAAACGTTGGTCGAGGACACCGCGTTCGTCTGGGCAGCCTTCCGGGAACTCGACGTGACGTTCGCGCTGTCGGACGCGGTCTGCCGGAACGAGGCTCCTCCCTCGCTGTACGAGATCATTCAGCAGCGCCGCCGCTGGGCGGCCGGAAACCTTCAGGCGTCGGCGATGCTGCCGCTCCGGTACGAGCTGTTGACGAGGGTGCGCAACTACGCGTGGGCGCTCTCGCCGATCGTCACCCTGCTCGTCGTCCCGCTGTCGCTGTTGAGTGTGACGATCGCGTACAGCGGGCTGTTCTTCGCGGCGTCGATGGGGCTGGCGCTGTGTACGATCGGCTGGTTCCTCTTGGGCGTCGGCTACTACGGCGACAAGCACCACCAGTGGGCGATCGCGGTCCCGCTGGCCCCGCTGATCACCGTTATCCACTCTATGGGGACGGTCGCCGGAATCGTCAGCCCGCCGGAGACATTCCGAGTCACAACGAAAGTTGGAAGTGACTGA